From Rhodopseudomonas palustris:
CCATTGCAGAAGGTCAAGATCGACCGATCCTTCCTCGAGGGAATCGATAGCGACCGGCCGCTCACGCTGCTGCGTGGCGTGGCGCGGCTGAGCGCCGACCTCGGAATGTCCGTGGTCGTCGAGGGCATCGAGACCAACGAACAACTCGAACTGATCAGCGCCGACGGGACGGTCACCGAAGCGCAGGGCTATTTGTTCAGCCGGCCGGTTCCTGCAGCGCGCGTCCGGAAACTTCTGACGGCCTCGCATGGCCAGCGTCAGAAGGACGGCAAGGTCCTCTCAATTCCTCTCCGCTCCATCGCCTGACCACAGCCGCGGCGCGCTCTGCCTCAATACAACCTCAGATTTCGCAGAGATGATTAACCCTAACGTTTCAAATGCTTTGCTTCATCGTTAAGGGTTCGTTAACGTTCGCTTATACGATCTTGCGTGCGGTTTTGGGGTAGGGGAACAGACATGGATGCCGCCCGGCAGGAACAGCAGGAGGGCCGCGTTGCCGTCCGCCGACGTGAACTGCTCGACAAGGTCGAGTACCGGCTCGCCGAGACGGAAGCCGAGCGAGCCGCGATCTACCGGCTGCGTTACCGCGCCTATCTGAAAGAGGGGGCGATCGAGCCCAATCCCCTCGGCATCGTCTCCGACCGTTACGACAACTTGCCGAACTCGTGGATATTCGGGATTTTCTTCGAGGGAGAACTGACCAGTTCTCTGAGAATCACCGTGGCTTCGCTGGAGAATCAGGATTGCCCGTCGATGGACGTGTTTCCGGATCTGCTCGAGCCGTGGCTGGCGAGTGGCAAGGTGATCGTCGATCCGACCCGGTTCGTGTCGGATCCTGACCGAACCAATCGTGTGCCTGAACTCGCTTATCTGACGTTGCGTCTGGCCTACGTGGCCTGCGAGCACTTTCATGCCGACATCGGTCTGGCATCGGTGCGCGCCGAGCATCAGGCGTTCTATCGCCGTGTCTTCATGAACGCGGTCTGCCCGCCGCGGGTGTATCCGGGCCTGAAGAAGCCGATCGGGCTGATGGAGATCGATTTCCCCGCCAAGCATATGAAAGTGTTCGCGCGCTATCCTTTTTTGCGCTCGACAGCGTTCGAACGGCACAAGCTGTTCACGCGGACGACGGCCCGACCGGCGTCGCTCCGGCTCGCAGAGCCTTCGCTCGCAACCAGCGACCACGAGCACATCTAGAACCGTTCTGTCCCTGATGGAATCCGCACTGGCGTTCCGGGGCACTCACCACAGGCACAACCTCATGGTGAGGAGGCGCGAAGCGCCGTCTCGAACCATGCGCCACGGGCCCTGCGTCGCCGCATCCTTCGAGACGCCCGGCTTCGCCGGGCTCCTCAGGATGAGGAGTCCGTGCATCTGGCAACGGCCATATCGCTTCAACAATCGATGAAGTGCTCTAGAACCTGTTTCGGTCGCCCGGAGCTCGTTCTGCCGGTCCGGCGCGGAAGGGGCCGGCCGGTGCGGGATGTAAGTCGGTCCAGTGATGCGCCGAGCTGTCGCGCGCTCCCGATCTGCGGACGCCGCCCTTCACCGTCACGCCACATTTACACCCCATTAACCATTGCGATTGCTTTTCGCCGATCGGGGGCTTTTGATCGGAGCCGGCAAGGTCTCGTCAAGGTTGACGGAACGTTCGCTTAACCATCGCCCTGTAGACCGGATGACAGTCCGAATATCGCGAGCGTGGAGGCTCCGGAATGAAACATCAGAAGCGAATCCTCCAGGGATTGAAGCTGGCCGCGGTGCTCGCGGTGGCCCTGTCGATGGGGGCTTGCGCCAATAACAAGACCGGTCTCGGTGCCGACGGCGCGATGGCCAACGCGGCGACCCCGGGCAGCCAGCAGGATTTCGTGGTCAATGTCGGCGATCGCGTGTTCTTCGAAAGCGATCAGACCGAACTGTCGCCGCAGGCGGTGGCAACGCTCGAAAAGCAGGCGCAGTGGCTGCAGAGCTACAACCGTTACTCGTTCACCATCGAGGGCCATGCCGACGAGCGTGGCACCCGCGAATACAACATCGCGCTGGGCGCGCGCCGTGCGCAGTCGGTCCGCAACTATCTCGCCTCGCGGGGGATCGATCCGTCGCGCATGCGGACCATCTCCTACGGCAAGGAACGTCCGGTCGCGGTCTGCAACGACATCTCGTGCTGGTCGCAGAATCGCCGCGCGGTCACCGTGCTGAACGCCGGCGCCTGAACGCGCTCCGGTTCGATGTGAGGGAGCGGCGCCTTCGGGCGCCGTTGCTGTTTGGATCCCTTGGCCGGCTGCGACCGTCGGCCATCGCTCCAGTCACATTTTTGGCGTAGTCCGGCGATCAATCCGGCGCTACTAATCTGGCGCGCCATCCCCAACCGTCGGGCCCCCATGTCGAGCATTCCTGCCCTCTCTGCGCGCAGCCTCGCGATCGTCGCGATGCTCGCTTTCGCCGCTCCCGCGCTGGCCCAGCAATATGGCGGCGAGGTCGACCCGGAAATCCGCGTCCAGCAGCTCGAGGAGCGGCTGCGAACGCTGACCGGGCAGAACGAGGAACTGCAATACCGCAACCGTCGGCTCGAAGAGCAGGTCCGGCAATTGCAGGGCAACGCCGGCGCGCAGCCGGGCGGGCCGGGCAACGTCGCCCCTCCGGCGGCCGCCGCGCAGCAACCGCCGGTCTACGGCCAGCCGCCGCAGCAGGCGCCGGTCTATGGTCAGCAGCCGCAGGCGCCGATCGTGCAGGACCAGGCGGTGGCGCCTCCGGCGACAGGCCGCCGCCGTGGCGATGCGTTCGATCCGAGCCAGAATCCGGCGGCGCCCGGCGTCCCGCGTGCGCTCGGTGGCGGACAATTGCCGATCCCGGCCGAGCAGGGTGGGGTGGCGGGCGCGCCGCTCGACCTGTCGAACAATCCCGGCGGTCGCTATCCCGACGCCGGCGCGCCGCCGCAGCAGGCGCCGCGCGCGACGGGCGGGGCGGGATTGACCACGCTGCCGCCGTCGGCCAGCCCACGCGACGAGTTCGATCTCGGCATCGGCTACATGCAGCGCCGCGACTACGCGCTCGCCGAGGAGACGATGCGCAACTTCGCGAGCAAATATCCCAACGACGCGCTGACGCCGGATTCGCAATACTGGCTGGGCGAGAGCTTCTTCCAGCGCCAGATGTATCGCGACGCGGCGGAAGCCTTCCTTGCGGTCACCAGCAAATACGAGAAGTCGGCGAAGGCGCCCGATGCGCTGCTGCGGCTCGGCCAGTCGCTGTCGGCGCTGAAGGAAAAGGAAGCCGCCTGCGCCGCGCTGGGCGAGATCGGCCGCAAATATCCGAAGGCGTCGGCCGGCGTGAAGAAGGCAGTCGACGCCGAGCAGAAGAAGCTCAAGTGCTAGGCTGACGAGAGCCCCGGCCGAGCCGGTGCCAATCGCCAGGGATCGAGCCGCTGATGTCCGGCAATGACGAAGCGCCGATTTCGGCGCGCGAGGCTTCTGATCTGTTCGCCGACTGGAAGGCGGTCCCCGCGATCGTGCTCGCGGTGTCCGGCGGTCCGGATTCGCTGGCGCTGATGTGGCTCGCCGCGCGCTGGCGCAAGGCGCGTAAGCGCGGGCCCGCGCTGTTCGTCGTCACCATCGACCACGGCCTGCGGCCGGAAGCGGCCCGCGAGGCGCGGTCGGTCAAGCAGCTCGCCCGCAAGCTCGATCTGCCGCACCGGACGCTGCGCTGGACCGGCGACAAGCCGAACACGGGATTGCCGGCGGCCGCGCGCGCGGCGCGCTATCGGCTGCTGGCCAAGGTGGCGAAGGCGGTCGGCGCCGCGCATATCATGACCGCGCACACCCGCGACGATCAGGCCGAGACCGTGCTGATGCGGCTGTCCCGCGGCAGCGGCATCGCCGGCCTGGCCGCGATGCCGCGCGAGACGGTGCGCGACGGTGCGGTGCTGGTCCGTCCGTTGCTGGACGTGCCGAAACGGCGCCTCGTTGCGACGCTCGACAGGGCGAAGATCGGATTTGCGATCGACCCGAGCAATGCCGATCCCCGGTTCACCCGCCCCCGTCTGCGCGAACTGATGCCGCTGCTGGCCGCCGAGGGATGCGATTCGCGCAATCTGGCGCGGCTGGCCGCCCGCGCCGCCCGCGCCGAGGCCGCGCTGGAGCTGCTGGTCGATGGCGCGGAGCGGTTCCTGGCGATGCGCAGCGCGGATCACCCGCCGCAGAGCTTCGACGCCTCGGTATTTTACGCACTCGCCGCGGAAATCCGGATTCGGTTGTTGCTACGTGCGATCGGCCGCGCCGGCCGGGAAGGCCGGCCTGAACTCGGCAAGGTCGAGGCATTGGCCGCTGCGCTTCAATCGGCCGCCGCCAGGCCGGCCCCGAAACCGGGGCAAATCAAGCTGAAACAAACGCTTGCCGGGGCCGTAATCACTTTGACACCAGTTTGCCTGAAGTTTGCCGCAGCGCCGATGCGGCGGCGGAAGACGGGCTGACCCGCTCGCATCCGCGTTCCGACGGCTCCGACAGCGGCCGAACTCTCCGTGATTTGAGCCTTCGGAAGGCCGAAATGCGCTAAATAGTCCTGAACGGTTCTCTTGGCAGGCGGCCGTGTGACACCTAGATTGTGGATTGGCCGGTCCGAGGACAGTCTCGCGGCACCCGGGCTAAAGGATCGCGATCCGCGCGACCGATAAGGAAGATCGATGAACGCCAATCTGCGGAATTTCGCCCTCTGGGTCATTATCGTCTTGCTGCTTTTGGCGCTGTTTACGCTCTTCCAGAATCCCGGCCAGCGCACTGCATCGCAGGATATCTCGTTCTCGCAGCTACTCAGCGAGGTCGATCAGAATCACGTTCGCGACGTGGTGATCCAGGGCCAGGAAATTCACGGCACCTTCACCAACGGCTCGAGCTTCCAGACCTACGCGCCGAACGATCCGTCGCTCGTCACGCGCCTGTACAACGGCAAGGTCGCGATCACCGCGAAGCCGCCGGGCGACAACGTGCCGTGGTTCGTGTCGCTGCTCGTCTCCTGGCTGCCGTTCATCGCGCTGATCGGCGTGTGGATCTTCCTGTCGCGGCAGATGCAGGGCGGCGCCGGCAAGGCGATGGGCTTCGGCAAGTCGCGCGCGAAAATGCTCACGGAGGCCCACGGCCGCGTGACGTTCGAAGACGTCGCCGGCGTCGACGAAGCCAAGCAGGACCTACAGGAGATCGTCGAGTTTCTGCGCGATCCCGGAAAATTCCAGCGCCTCGGCGGACGAATCCCGCGCGGCGTGCTGCTGGTCGGTCCGCCCGGTACGGGTAAGACGCTGATCGCGCGTGCGGTCGCCGGCGAAGCCAACGTGCCGTTCTTCACGATCTCGGGTTCGGACTTCGTCGAAATGTTCGTCGGCGTCGGCGCCTCCCGCGTCCGTGACATGTTCGAGCAGGCCAAGAAGAACGCGCCCTGCATCATCTTCATCGACGAAATCGACGCCGTCGGCCGTCATCGTGGCGCCGGCCTCGGCGGCGGCAATGACGAGCGCGAGCAGACCCTGAACCAGTTGCTGGTCGAGATGGACGGCTTTGAGGCCAACGAAGGCGTGATCCTGATCGCGGCCACCAACCGGCCCGACGTGCTCGATCCCGCGCTGCTGCGTCCCGGCCGCTTCGACCGTCAGGTCGTGGTGCCCAATCCGGACGTGGTCGGCCGCGAGCAGATCCTCAAGGTGCATGTCCGCAAGGTGCCGCTGGCGCCGGATATCAACCTCAAGACCATCGCGCGCGGCACCCCGGGTTTCTCCGGCGCCGACCTGATGAACCTCGTCAACGAAGCGGCCTTGATGGCGGCCCGGCGCAACAAGCGCATGGTGACGCAAGCCGAGTTCGAGGACGCCAAGGACAAGGTGATGATGGGCGCCGAGCGCAAGTCGCTGGTGATGACCGAGGAAGAGAAGATGCTGACGGCCTATCACGAGGGCGGTCACGCCATCGTCGGCCTCAACGTCATCGCCACCGACCCGATCCACAAGGCCACCATCATTCCGCGCGGCCGTGCGCTCGGCATGGTGATGCAGCTTCCGGAACGCGACAAGCTGTCGATGTCGCTGGAGCAGATGACCTCGCGCCTCGCCATCATGATGGGCGGCCGTGTCGCCGAAGAGCTGGTGTTTGGCCGTCAGAAGGTGACCTCCGGCGCGTCGTCCGACATCGAGCAGGCGACCCGCCTGGCCCGGATGATGGTCACGCGCTGGGGCCTGTCGGAAGAACTCGGGACCGTGTCCTACGGCGAGAACCAGGACGAGGTGTTCCTCGGCATGTCGGTGTCGCGCACTCAGAATGCGTCGGAAGCGACGGTCCAGAAGATCGACGCCGAGATCAAGCGGCTGGTGGAAGAGGGCTACAACGAGGCGACCCGCATTCTCACCGAGAAGCGCGCCGACCTCGAAGCGCTCGCCAAGGGCCTGTTGGAGTTCGAAACGCTGACCGGCGACGAGATCACCGATCTCATCAACGGCAAGAAGCCGAACCGCGAGTCGGTGCTGGAGCCCTCGGGCCCGCGCACCTCCGCGGTGCCGCCCGCCGGCAAGCCGCGTCCGCGGCCCGATCCGGGCCTGGAGCCGCAGCCGCAGGCGTAATCGCCGGGCGACTGGTCGAGTTGAAACGCGGCCCTGACGGGCCGCGTTTTCGTATCGACGTGTTGACAAAGGACAATTCCGCCCGGATAGGGCTGTGCTGTTGTGCAGACCCAGCGCGGAGCACGCGATGAACCGCCGGTCGATCGTGATAGGGGGCGCTGCAACTGTTGCAGCCGCTGCCACTGGCGCCGTGCTGTGGTCGAGGCAGGGCGTCGGTCAATGGCGCGAGGCCGCAGCCGGGATTCGGCGGCCGCTGAACGTGGACCTCTCCGGCTCGGCTGCGCTTTCCGAACTGGTGCGCTGCGCCACGCTCGCGGCGAGCAGCCACAACACCCAGCCGTGGCGCTTCGTACTCGGCGACTCCGCGCTCGCCATCGTTCCGGATTTTTCCCGTCGCTGTCCGGTGGTTGATCCGGACGACCATCATCTGTTCGCCAGCCTCGGCGCCGCCACCGAGAACATCGTGCAGGCAGCGCCGGTGTTCGGTCTGTCCGCGACCGTGCGGCCTGTCGACGAAGACGGACGGGTGAGGATCGATCTCCCGCGGGGTGCCTCCGCGCCCTCAGTATTGGCGGCAGCGATCGTCGGACGCCAATGCAGCCGCGGCCTGTACGACGGGCGTAATATCGCCCCGGCCGATCTGGATTTGCTCGCCGCGGCCGGGCGTGGCGACGGCGTCGATATCGTGCTGTTGACCGAGCGTCCGGCGATCAATGCCGTTGCTTCGCTGATAATTGCCGGCAACACGGCACAATTCGCCGATCCGACGTTCCTTGCCGAACTGAAGCACTGGCTTCGCTTCGGCTATGCCGACGCGGTCGCGACCGGCGACGGGCTGTTTTCCCTGACGTCAGGCAATCCGGCGTTGCCTGCGCCGGTCGGTCGCGCGCTGTTCGACTATATCGTTTCGGCGGCATCCGAGAACGCCAAATGTCGCGCTCAGATCGCCAGTTCGGCAGGCCTTGCGGTGTTTGTCTCGGAGCGCGACGATCGCCGGCATTGGCTCTCGGCCGGACGCGCCTACCAGCGCTTCGCGCTGCGCGCCACTGCGCTTGGTATCAAGCAGGCGTTCCTGAACCAGGCTGTCGAAGTGCTGCCGCAGCGCCGGCACCTGGCCGAACTTCTCGGTCTCGGCGCGCGACGTCCGGATTTCGTCGTGCGCTTCGGCTACGGAGCCGATATGCCCTGGTCGCTGCGGCGACCCGTTGCCGAGGTAATTGCGTAGCGTGTAGCGCTTGCCGACCGTCGCGCAACCGCATAGCCCCATGAGGGCCGATGACTTGACGTGGACGCGCGCAGCCATCAGGCAGGGCTCGCAAGGCGGACCCCATCATGACGACTCATCTTCCCAAGGCGCCGGCCTATTGGTCGCGTGACGCGATCTGGCCCGGCATCGTCGCGATCGGGCCGATGCTGCCGGGCACGCTGGCATTCGGCATGGCGTTCGGCGCGCTGTGCGCGCAGAAGAACTTCACGCTGGCCGAAGTCGAAGTGATGATGGCGACGGTCTATGGAGGGCTGTCGCAGTTCGTCGCCGTGCAGTCCTGGCCGGCGACGCTGACGCCGTCGACCATCGCGACGCTGGCGCTGCTGACCACGACCGTCAACATCCGCTTCTTCCTGATGACCGCATCGATGCGGCCGTGGTTCGGTACGCTGCCGGCGTGGCAGGCCTATCCGGCGATGCTGCTGGTGACCGACGGCGGCTGGCTCGCCGCGATGCGCTATCGCGAGCACGGCGGCGCGAACGCCTGGTTCTACGTCGCCGGCGGCATCGTTCTGTATTTCGTCTGGCTGGTCTCCGCGATACCCGGCTATCTGCTCGCCGAACAATTGTCCGATCCGAAGAAGTTCGGGGTCGATCTGGCGATGCCGGCGTTCTTCGCCGCGATGCTGGTGCCGGCCTGGAAGGGACCTCGACGAGCGATCCCTTGGGCGGTCTCCGGTGTGGTCGCGCTGACCGTGCACTGGCTGATTCCGGGCTACTGGTTCATCATCGCCGGCGCGCTCTGCGGTGCGCTGAGCGCCGGTCTGATGGACGAGCCGCCGCCACGGCCCGAGCGGGCGGCATGAGCGAGTTCTTGCGCAGCGACGTGATGATGGCGTTCGCCGTGATGACTGCGGTCACGGTCGCTTCGCGGCTC
This genomic window contains:
- a CDS encoding N-acyl amino acid synthase FeeM domain-containing protein, with product MDAARQEQQEGRVAVRRRELLDKVEYRLAETEAERAAIYRLRYRAYLKEGAIEPNPLGIVSDRYDNLPNSWIFGIFFEGELTSSLRITVASLENQDCPSMDVFPDLLEPWLASGKVIVDPTRFVSDPDRTNRVPELAYLTLRLAYVACEHFHADIGLASVRAEHQAFYRRVFMNAVCPPRVYPGLKKPIGLMEIDFPAKHMKVFARYPFLRSTAFERHKLFTRTTARPASLRLAEPSLATSDHEHI
- the pal gene encoding peptidoglycan-associated lipoprotein Pal, encoding MKHQKRILQGLKLAAVLAVALSMGACANNKTGLGADGAMANAATPGSQQDFVVNVGDRVFFESDQTELSPQAVATLEKQAQWLQSYNRYSFTIEGHADERGTREYNIALGARRAQSVRNYLASRGIDPSRMRTISYGKERPVAVCNDISCWSQNRRAVTVLNAGA
- the ybgF gene encoding tol-pal system protein YbgF, which translates into the protein MSSIPALSARSLAIVAMLAFAAPALAQQYGGEVDPEIRVQQLEERLRTLTGQNEELQYRNRRLEEQVRQLQGNAGAQPGGPGNVAPPAAAAQQPPVYGQPPQQAPVYGQQPQAPIVQDQAVAPPATGRRRGDAFDPSQNPAAPGVPRALGGGQLPIPAEQGGVAGAPLDLSNNPGGRYPDAGAPPQQAPRATGGAGLTTLPPSASPRDEFDLGIGYMQRRDYALAEETMRNFASKYPNDALTPDSQYWLGESFFQRQMYRDAAEAFLAVTSKYEKSAKAPDALLRLGQSLSALKEKEAACAALGEIGRKYPKASAGVKKAVDAEQKKLKC
- the tilS gene encoding tRNA lysidine(34) synthetase TilS; this encodes MSGNDEAPISAREASDLFADWKAVPAIVLAVSGGPDSLALMWLAARWRKARKRGPALFVVTIDHGLRPEAAREARSVKQLARKLDLPHRTLRWTGDKPNTGLPAAARAARYRLLAKVAKAVGAAHIMTAHTRDDQAETVLMRLSRGSGIAGLAAMPRETVRDGAVLVRPLLDVPKRRLVATLDRAKIGFAIDPSNADPRFTRPRLRELMPLLAAEGCDSRNLARLAARAARAEAALELLVDGAERFLAMRSADHPPQSFDASVFYALAAEIRIRLLLRAIGRAGREGRPELGKVEALAAALQSAAARPAPKPGQIKLKQTLAGAVITLTPVCLKFAAAPMRRRKTG
- the ftsH gene encoding ATP-dependent zinc metalloprotease FtsH, with protein sequence MNANLRNFALWVIIVLLLLALFTLFQNPGQRTASQDISFSQLLSEVDQNHVRDVVIQGQEIHGTFTNGSSFQTYAPNDPSLVTRLYNGKVAITAKPPGDNVPWFVSLLVSWLPFIALIGVWIFLSRQMQGGAGKAMGFGKSRAKMLTEAHGRVTFEDVAGVDEAKQDLQEIVEFLRDPGKFQRLGGRIPRGVLLVGPPGTGKTLIARAVAGEANVPFFTISGSDFVEMFVGVGASRVRDMFEQAKKNAPCIIFIDEIDAVGRHRGAGLGGGNDEREQTLNQLLVEMDGFEANEGVILIAATNRPDVLDPALLRPGRFDRQVVVPNPDVVGREQILKVHVRKVPLAPDINLKTIARGTPGFSGADLMNLVNEAALMAARRNKRMVTQAEFEDAKDKVMMGAERKSLVMTEEEKMLTAYHEGGHAIVGLNVIATDPIHKATIIPRGRALGMVMQLPERDKLSMSLEQMTSRLAIMMGGRVAEELVFGRQKVTSGASSDIEQATRLARMMVTRWGLSEELGTVSYGENQDEVFLGMSVSRTQNASEATVQKIDAEIKRLVEEGYNEATRILTEKRADLEALAKGLLEFETLTGDEITDLINGKKPNRESVLEPSGPRTSAVPPAGKPRPRPDPGLEPQPQA
- a CDS encoding Acg family FMN-binding oxidoreductase, whose protein sequence is MNRRSIVIGGAATVAAAATGAVLWSRQGVGQWREAAAGIRRPLNVDLSGSAALSELVRCATLAASSHNTQPWRFVLGDSALAIVPDFSRRCPVVDPDDHHLFASLGAATENIVQAAPVFGLSATVRPVDEDGRVRIDLPRGASAPSVLAAAIVGRQCSRGLYDGRNIAPADLDLLAAAGRGDGVDIVLLTERPAINAVASLIIAGNTAQFADPTFLAELKHWLRFGYADAVATGDGLFSLTSGNPALPAPVGRALFDYIVSAASENAKCRAQIASSAGLAVFVSERDDRRHWLSAGRAYQRFALRATALGIKQAFLNQAVEVLPQRRHLAELLGLGARRPDFVVRFGYGADMPWSLRRPVAEVIA
- a CDS encoding AzlC family ABC transporter permease, whose protein sequence is MTTHLPKAPAYWSRDAIWPGIVAIGPMLPGTLAFGMAFGALCAQKNFTLAEVEVMMATVYGGLSQFVAVQSWPATLTPSTIATLALLTTTVNIRFFLMTASMRPWFGTLPAWQAYPAMLLVTDGGWLAAMRYREHGGANAWFYVAGGIVLYFVWLVSAIPGYLLAEQLSDPKKFGVDLAMPAFFAAMLVPAWKGPRRAIPWAVSGVVALTVHWLIPGYWFIIAGALCGALSAGLMDEPPPRPERAA